CGAAGCCATAAAACGTGTTCGGGCCTGATATTTGTGGACAATAAAAACGCGATATAAATCATGTTTAGACGTCATTTAACTCGGAGACTTCGGGCGGTTAACATCGGATCTCTTCACATCGACTATCGCGGATATCATGGATTCACCAAGCGGCCGAAGCACATGTAGTTTAGAAATATGTAGTTCTCCTAAAAAAGCGAAGCTTTCACCCGCATATAGGAAAAGGAAACCGGTTCATCTCAAACTTAATTTCGGTAAGTCTATTTCTGTTTCGAGACAATATTTCGTAAAATGATGTATGTATGTTCTAAATACTCAATTTCGTAactttattttctatagacTCAATCGTTAATGATAACGCCGTCGATACGCCTCAGTCAATGAAAACCGTCACATCGTCAGATGGTCAACCCGATCCTCATTATTTAGGACAACTCGTTTACGCGTGCGTGAAAACATGGCAGGGTTCAAAACGTATCGATCTCAGGACATACGAGTGCTGCGACCGGAAGCACCAGTTATACCCGACTAAAAACGGTATCGCGTTAGATTTGCAAGAGTGGGTACATATCGACTACTGTAAATCCGATATCGAACACGAAATTGAGCGAGTCAAACAACAAGCGGGATATGTGGGAGTTATGACTATCGGTCGTTCGaactttattaaaatctatcgtTCTAGTCATAATAGTCGTGTATACATCGATATACGGTTCTATATACTATGCGATGCGAAAGGCGAAACCGTACCTTCTAGAAAAGGTGTAAAATTATCTCTCTCTCAGTGGAAGAAATTAAAAGACATTAATTTTAGCGACGATGTACCCGAACTATCCGATATGAAACCGTGTTGGTACGAACAAAgtcatcaaaatcaagaatATAGATGCGCATACTGCGCAAAGGACACTAGCGGAGTTCGTAATGCTCCAGAATATTCCGCATACGCTCCCAgtaagaataaatgaatacgTTTAATTAACGGTCTAATAATatgtattgtttttctaactttattatccacgattaaatgaaaataaacgtgTGTCAATAGAAGTCAATTGTCTTTGTCATTGTTTCGTCGGTCATTCATTCCCTTAAAGTTCAGTCATTTCGATATGTCGACTGTCTGTAGCATGATTCCATCAATTGCCTATCAATCAATCCTCTCATTGTTGGCCTTATCTACACGATCAAATTCCATCCTTTAGTGTAATCCAAAGCGACTATGATAATTAACATATCAATAAACGAATAACGATGTTCAATTTAACATAATATTTGATAAACTTTATTATATTAGTAAAGgataaatattctatataaatagtaaatgtacaaaaaaattcattatttaaattcaaaaaaatagTGGTGACTAGAGGAGAATAATAAAACGCGTGTCTAAAAACCGTAGGGAAGCGTGTTAAATCTGTTCGTTGGATCAAAAGCCCTTTTAGTGTATACGGCGCGATATATTTTTCGCTCGTCTCTATTAAAAATGGAACATTTTTTGATGTCTCGATTTATCTTGTTTGGAATGGAAACGTACAAATGATCGTATTTTTCACCGACTATAATATCAACCATTGATTTAAAGTTGactatttgtttatttctaaaattcaaattaattccTTTCACTTTGCATTCCGATGAGAATTTATTGTCACGCGGACTGAAAACACGGAATGCATAGTTTTTCGGACCGGCCGAAACGAATTCCGAAATATAGGCACCATCTCCGTATTTATCTGCCAACTCATCGGTCATATCCCCTAAAAAGTTTCCAGTTGGCGGATCCCATTGATCAGGTTTAACGGTGTAAATGATTGAGTCGGTATCCGTGTAAAGGGTTCGAT
This Tubulanus polymorphus chromosome 7, tnTubPoly1.2, whole genome shotgun sequence DNA region includes the following protein-coding sequences:
- the LOC141908872 gene encoding uncharacterized protein LOC141908872, which translates into the protein MDSPSGRSTCSLEICSSPKKAKLSPAYRKRKPVHLKLNFDSIVNDNAVDTPQSMKTVTSSDGQPDPHYLGQLVYACVKTWQGSKRIDLRTYECCDRKHQLYPTKNGIALDLQEWVHIDYCKSDIEHEIERVKQQAGYVGVMTIGRSNFIKIYRSSHNSRVYIDIRFYILCDAKGETVPSRKGVKLSLSQWKKLKDINFSDDVPELSDMKPCWYEQSHQNQEYRCAYCAKDTSGVRNAPEYSAYAPSKNK